The Coriobacteriia bacterium genome segment GGAGGCGCTCTGCGCGCAGGACACGCCCGACAACCCCGCCGTCCAGCTCGCCGACTTCCTGATGAGCAATCTGTCTCACGAGTCGGCCAACTGCTTCACGTACATCTCGCCGCAGCCGGGCCGCGTGTTCGGCCTGTGGATGGAGCAGCTCATCGCCGAGTCGCTCGGCAAGAACGGCAAGGGCGTCGTGCCGCACATCGAGATCGACGTCAACCTGCTGAACCACCACCAGCCCAAGCATCCCGTCGTCGTGTACCACACGCACACCGACTCGACGTTTGACCGCGACGCGTCGCTGCTATCGCCCGAGGTGCCGCAGCGCTCGTTCGTGCTCGAGGACTCCATGGACATCGGCCGCCACTTCGTGCTGTGGGAGTATGCCACCGCGTTCATGGGCTACCTCATGCAGGTTCCGCCGTTCAACCAGCCCGACGTGCAGCTCGCCAAAACCAACGCGAGCCGCGCGCTACACGGCCTCATGCAGAGCAAGGCCCACCGCCTGGCCGAGCCCTGGGTCATCGCAGAGTACTCCGACGCGTTCGAGCAGGCGACCGGCATCGTCGACCCCACGAAGATGCGGACGATCGACGAGGTGCTCGACGCGCTGTTCTCGCTCGTCGGCCCCGAAAACTGGATCTCCGTCAACGCGTTTCTGCCGTTCACGGGTGAGCGCCGCGGCCCGATGGAGGTCATCCGCCACACGCTCGCCCGCAACCTCGAGGTGCCGACGGCGCTGGAGATCGGCCCGCGCTACCTGCACTCGACGGGCCAGCTGCAGAAGGGCGGCGAGAACACCGGCGTGTTCGTCATCCTCTCCGCCTATGAGGACGGCGACATCAAGGTGCCTGGCGAGGACTACTACCTGGGACAGCTTGAGGTCGCGCAGAGCAAGGGCGACCTGGCGGCCCTGTCGAGCAAGGGTCGGCGAGCCGTGCACCTGCACCTCGCAGACTCCGACGCAGACACGCTGTGGCGTCTGGCCCACGCCTTCGAGGACGCAGGCACGCGCCAGGCCGTCCGCGACGCGCTGGCCGCCGCAAAGGACGGCGAGTAGCGCCCGATTCCGGTTCCTGTCGCCCGACAGCGGCTAAAACTGCAACGTAGAGGCGAGGCTCCCGCATCACGTCGGCGGCCTCGCTTTTTTATGGTCGGTATGCCGTGCCGCTACGACAAAACCGGCAGCCTATGTACGCCACGAATGTATAGCGGTGCCAAGCACCCGCCAGACAGGAAGCAAACCGCGGCCGCGTCGGCACAGATCCAGCTTGTTGGGCATAAGGGGATATAGACAGAGACGATAGGCAGGAAGGACAACTGGATGAAGAGCATCGCGATCGTGACGGGGGCCACGTCGGGCATCGGGCGTGAGTTCGTGCGGCAGCTCGACGGCGAATACTACGGACGCATCGACGAGTTCTGGGCCATCGGGCGCAACACGGAGCGCCTGGCCGAACTGGCCAGCTCCACATATGCACGCGTACGGCCGTTCGCGCTCGATCTCACGCAGCAGGCGGCGCTCGATGAGCTTCGGGCTGCACTGACCGAGGAGGCCTCCCGCCTTGCCGCCGAAGGCAGTGAGCTGCGCGTGGGCTGGCTCGTCAACAGCGCGGGCTTCGGTCGCTTTGGGGCGTTCGGCGGTGTTGGGGCGGGCACGGATGACAGCGAGGCCTCCTGTGACGCCGCCGGTGTCGACACGCAGATGGTAAGACTCAACTGCCTGGCACTCACGGAGATGTGCGAGATGGCCTTGGCTTACATGGGCCCCGGCTCCCGCATCGTAAACATGGCGTCCGTGGCCGCCTATCTGCCCATATCCCCCATGGCGACCTACGCCGCCTCCAAGCGCTTCGTGCTCGACGTGACGCGCGCACTCAACGAGGACCTGCGCGGCACGGACATCCACGCCTGTGCCGTGTGCCCCAAGGCCGTGCGCACACGCTTCTGGGACGAGGCCGGCAAGGCGTCGGGCATCGGCTTTGCCTTTGGGACGGAAAGCGCCTACAACATCGTGCG includes the following:
- a CDS encoding glucose-6-phosphate isomerase, yielding MDTQCTPEALTPSERLIASNVPSRVHAKDATLYDFSEEALESARGFMGWADLASKPPLPLDEIMAFAQDVIDEGLDRVGLLGEGGSSQAPMTITKLNAEKHPDIRFSTLDSLSPVYIRKILRNIDYSRSFFIVSSKSGSTLETLSMFKLIWEDAVEQLGPDKAGRRFVAITDPGTKLESIARELGFRGVFLGEPTVGGRFSALSVFGLLPAALCGLDVRDLAARAAEMEALCAQDTPDNPAVQLADFLMSNLSHESANCFTYISPQPGRVFGLWMEQLIAESLGKNGKGVVPHIEIDVNLLNHHQPKHPVVVYHTHTDSTFDRDASLLSPEVPQRSFVLEDSMDIGRHFVLWEYATAFMGYLMQVPPFNQPDVQLAKTNASRALHGLMQSKAHRLAEPWVIAEYSDAFEQATGIVDPTKMRTIDEVLDALFSLVGPENWISVNAFLPFTGERRGPMEVIRHTLARNLEVPTALEIGPRYLHSTGQLQKGGENTGVFVILSAYEDGDIKVPGEDYYLGQLEVAQSKGDLAALSSKGRRAVHLHLADSDADTLWRLAHAFEDAGTRQAVRDALAAAKDGE
- a CDS encoding SDR family NAD(P)-dependent oxidoreductase; this translates as MKSIAIVTGATSGIGREFVRQLDGEYYGRIDEFWAIGRNTERLAELASSTYARVRPFALDLTQQAALDELRAALTEEASRLAAEGSELRVGWLVNSAGFGRFGAFGGVGAGTDDSEASCDAAGVDTQMVRLNCLALTEMCEMALAYMGPGSRIVNMASVAAYLPISPMATYAASKRFVLDVTRALNEDLRGTDIHACAVCPKAVRTRFWDEAGKASGIGFAFGTESAYNIVRKAIAAVERGAGSVITSPDMKVACGAAKVLPYPVLASVGRLAQAAMGPAGKAR